One genomic window of Polyangium aurulentum includes the following:
- a CDS encoding rubrerythrin family protein — translation MAKNLTNTKTHQNLKDAFAGESQANRRYLYFAKVADVEGRPDVAGLFKDTADGETGHAHGHLDYLKYAGDPATGLPIGNTEKNLKAAVAGETHEYETMYPGMAKTAREEGFDDIAEWFETLAKAEKSHAGRFQKALESLDF, via the coding sequence ATGGCCAAGAACCTGACCAACACCAAGACGCATCAGAACCTGAAGGACGCCTTCGCGGGCGAGTCGCAAGCGAACCGCCGCTACCTCTACTTCGCAAAGGTCGCGGACGTGGAAGGTCGCCCCGACGTCGCCGGCCTCTTCAAGGACACGGCGGACGGCGAGACGGGCCACGCGCACGGCCACCTCGACTACCTGAAGTACGCCGGTGACCCGGCCACGGGCCTGCCGATCGGCAACACCGAGAAGAACCTCAAGGCCGCGGTCGCGGGCGAGACGCACGAGTACGAGACCATGTACCCCGGCATGGCGAAGACCGCCCGCGAGGAGGGCTTCGACGACATCGCCGAGTGGTTCGAGACCCTCGCCAAGGCCGAGAAGTCGCACGCGGGCCGCTTCCAGAAGGCCCTCGAGTCGCTCGACTTCTGA
- a CDS encoding heterodisulfide reductase-related iron-sulfur binding cluster, which produces MSVIPRKPARPPAMGPHDPRYYDARDLEAELHRAFQICHECRMCVGYCGSFPEMFNRIDEAIDSGQAVGAEKIDDADIKAVSEACWQCKMCYIKCPYTPDEGASEMLDIPRLLAREKANRAARDGIAFVDRVLGEPQALGQAGSGIAAPMANFVLANRLTRKVQEKVTGISAEFPLPPMAREPFSRWLAEHKPAEGASTHGEVVIFATCYGEYNMPSSVRAAVLVLEHNGYRVRYPGVGEDGRELLTCCGMPNLDGGDVKGATDKIRKNVELLLPHVRAGRKVVVPGPTCGYTMKKEWTEYLPTAEAKEVASATVDLMEFLVLLGREKKLKREFKNKLGTVAYHAACHLRAQKIGFPGARVLGIVPDTDVRVVEQCSAVDGTWGMKAANYETGRRYAGKLVRGVADLEPDLVVSDCTLAGLRVVKENGLHVMHPVEALARAYGLIPASAAEGSQVAE; this is translated from the coding sequence GTGAGCGTCATCCCCCGCAAGCCCGCACGGCCCCCGGCGATGGGCCCCCACGACCCGCGCTACTACGACGCGCGCGACCTCGAAGCCGAGCTGCACCGCGCGTTCCAGATCTGCCACGAGTGCCGCATGTGCGTCGGCTACTGCGGCTCGTTTCCGGAGATGTTCAACCGGATCGACGAGGCGATCGACTCGGGCCAGGCCGTGGGCGCGGAGAAGATCGACGACGCGGACATCAAGGCCGTCAGCGAAGCCTGCTGGCAGTGCAAGATGTGCTACATCAAATGCCCGTACACGCCGGACGAGGGCGCGAGCGAGATGCTCGACATCCCGCGGCTCCTGGCGCGGGAGAAGGCGAATCGCGCGGCGCGTGACGGCATCGCGTTCGTCGATCGCGTGCTCGGCGAGCCGCAAGCGCTCGGACAGGCGGGCTCGGGGATCGCGGCGCCGATGGCGAACTTCGTCCTCGCCAACCGCCTCACGCGCAAGGTGCAGGAGAAGGTGACGGGCATCTCGGCCGAGTTCCCGCTGCCGCCGATGGCGCGCGAGCCGTTCTCGCGCTGGCTCGCGGAGCACAAGCCCGCCGAGGGCGCCTCGACGCACGGCGAGGTCGTCATCTTCGCGACCTGCTACGGCGAGTACAACATGCCGAGCTCGGTGCGCGCGGCCGTGCTCGTGCTCGAGCACAACGGCTACCGCGTGCGCTACCCGGGCGTCGGCGAGGACGGCAGAGAGCTGCTCACCTGCTGCGGCATGCCGAACCTCGACGGCGGCGACGTGAAGGGCGCGACCGACAAGATCCGCAAGAACGTCGAGCTGCTCCTCCCGCACGTGCGCGCGGGCCGCAAGGTCGTCGTGCCAGGCCCCACGTGCGGCTACACGATGAAGAAGGAGTGGACCGAGTACCTGCCCACGGCCGAGGCGAAGGAGGTCGCTTCCGCCACGGTCGACCTCATGGAGTTCCTGGTGCTGCTCGGGCGCGAGAAGAAGCTCAAGCGCGAGTTCAAGAACAAGCTCGGCACCGTCGCCTATCACGCGGCCTGCCACCTGCGCGCGCAGAAGATCGGCTTCCCCGGCGCGCGCGTGCTCGGCATCGTCCCGGACACGGACGTGCGCGTGGTCGAACAGTGCTCGGCAGTCGATGGCACGTGGGGCATGAAGGCGGCAAACTACGAGACGGGCCGCCGCTACGCCGGCAAGCTCGTGCGGGGCGTCGCCGATCTCGAGCCCGATCTCGTGGTCAGCGACTGCACCCTCGCGGGCTTGCGCGTCGTGAAGGAGAACGGCCTGCACGTGATGCACCCGGTCGAGGCGCTCGCGCGCGCCTACGGGCTCATCCCAGCGAGCGCGGCCGAGGGCTCGCAGGTAGCCGAATGA
- a CDS encoding DUF3501 family protein: MRPIERSEILSIGEYEGVRARFRERVIAEKRLRRIKLGDDISAVLENRDSVLLQIQEMLRIERITSEAGIKHEIETYNELLPGPGELSMTLFVEIPDKDRRDRMLIELKGLEHCVSLEVDGLLVPAKASPKGVMPDRTTAVQYFKLKLPEAAEGAIRARTAKLAMRIDHPKYDVRVELGGETLAKIAEDLAESDHDPRPGAS, encoded by the coding sequence ATGCGACCGATAGAGCGCAGTGAGATCCTGTCCATCGGCGAGTACGAGGGCGTCCGCGCCCGGTTCCGCGAGCGCGTCATCGCCGAGAAGCGCCTCCGGCGCATCAAGCTCGGCGACGACATCTCCGCCGTCCTCGAGAACCGCGACTCGGTGCTCTTGCAGATCCAGGAGATGCTGCGCATCGAGCGGATCACGAGCGAGGCCGGGATCAAGCACGAGATCGAGACGTACAACGAGCTATTGCCCGGCCCGGGCGAGCTGAGCATGACGCTCTTCGTCGAGATCCCGGACAAGGATCGCAGGGACCGGATGCTGATCGAGCTGAAGGGGCTCGAGCACTGCGTGAGCCTCGAGGTCGACGGCCTGCTCGTGCCCGCGAAGGCGAGCCCGAAGGGCGTGATGCCCGACCGCACGACGGCCGTGCAGTACTTCAAGCTCAAGCTGCCCGAGGCCGCCGAGGGCGCGATCCGCGCGAGGACGGCGAAGCTCGCGATGCGGATCGATCACCCGAAGTACGACGTGCGCGTCGAGCTCGGCGGAGAGACGCTCGCGAAGATCGCCGAGGACCTCGCCGAGAGCGACCACGACCCGCGCCCCGGAGCGAGTTGA
- a CDS encoding phospholipase D family protein, with protein sequence MSLGGRRVELRLIKDRAHYDVLVQRVIASARVSLWISTANVKELRVEAPVGTRARARGKYVSLLDMLASLGQRGVELRLLHAGVPSRAFRGELLRHEALRAGKLAMRQCPRVHLKMIAVDGAALYLGSANLTGAGLGAKGEGRRNFEAGILTDDDVLLDEMQETFDRIWSGKECRGCRLRAECPAPLDGLRAGAPPAAAKPTRGTRLPARPRSRKGGA encoded by the coding sequence TTGAGCCTCGGCGGGCGGCGCGTCGAGCTGCGCCTGATCAAGGATCGGGCGCACTACGACGTGCTCGTCCAGCGCGTGATCGCCTCCGCGCGCGTGAGCCTGTGGATCTCGACCGCCAACGTGAAGGAGCTGCGCGTCGAGGCGCCCGTGGGGACGCGGGCGCGGGCGCGAGGCAAGTACGTCTCGCTGCTCGACATGCTCGCGAGCCTCGGGCAGCGCGGCGTCGAGCTGCGGCTGCTCCACGCAGGCGTGCCGTCACGCGCGTTCCGCGGGGAGCTGTTGCGACACGAGGCGCTGCGCGCGGGCAAGCTCGCGATGCGGCAGTGCCCGCGGGTGCACCTCAAGATGATCGCGGTCGACGGCGCGGCGCTCTACCTCGGCTCGGCGAACCTGACGGGCGCGGGGCTCGGCGCGAAGGGCGAGGGGCGCAGGAACTTCGAGGCCGGCATCCTCACCGACGACGACGTGCTGCTCGACGAGATGCAGGAGACGTTCGACCGCATCTGGTCGGGCAAGGAGTGCCGCGGCTGCCGGCTGCGCGCCGAGTGCCCGGCGCCGCTCGACGGGCTCAGGGCAGGGGCGCCTCCAGCCGCTGCGAAGCCAACACGCGGAACGCGGTTGCCAGCGCGGCCGCGATCGCGCAAAGGCGGGGCATGA
- the rpiA gene encoding ribose-5-phosphate isomerase RpiA, translating to MTSSQGPDPAALNRVANAALTRVADGMTLGLGTGRAAEAFIERLGERVRRGMRVRGVATSKRSEELARRVQIDCVGLDEIDGIDVAFDGADEVTPDLALTKGLGGALLRERVVAYEAERFIILVTPEKLVPKLGMRTAIPIEIVPFAAGSAMRHLRALGGEPQVRKKPDGFPFVTDNMNWIVDTRFSPIDDPGKLHDEARKIPGVVDTGLFVRMADLVLVGGDEGVEEFK from the coding sequence ATGACGAGCTCCCAAGGTCCCGATCCCGCCGCGCTCAACCGCGTGGCCAACGCCGCCCTCACCCGCGTGGCCGACGGCATGACGCTCGGCCTCGGCACCGGGCGCGCGGCAGAGGCGTTCATCGAGAGGCTCGGCGAGCGCGTGCGCCGCGGCATGCGCGTGCGCGGCGTCGCGACGTCGAAGCGCTCGGAGGAGCTCGCGCGACGCGTGCAGATCGACTGCGTCGGGCTCGACGAGATCGATGGCATCGACGTGGCGTTCGACGGCGCGGACGAGGTGACGCCCGATCTGGCGCTGACCAAGGGCCTCGGCGGCGCGCTCCTGCGCGAGCGCGTGGTCGCGTACGAGGCCGAGCGGTTCATCATCCTGGTGACCCCCGAGAAGCTCGTGCCCAAGCTCGGCATGCGCACCGCGATCCCGATCGAGATCGTCCCGTTCGCCGCGGGATCTGCGATGCGTCACCTGCGCGCGCTCGGCGGCGAGCCCCAGGTGCGCAAGAAGCCCGACGGCTTCCCCTTCGTGACCGACAACATGAACTGGATCGTGGACACGCGGTTTTCGCCCATCGACGACCCGGGCAAGCTGCACGACGAGGCGCGCAAGATCCCCGGCGTCGTGGACACGGGCCTGTTCGTGCGGATGGCGGATCTGGTGCTGGTCGGCGGGGACGAAGGGGTCGAGGAGTTCAAGTGA
- the argH gene encoding argininosuccinate lyase — protein sequence MTSRLWDKGGAADAAMLRYTSRDDWRLDQRLLAYDLVATRAHVRGLRRIGVLTDDELFVMDGALDELVEKNGAGQLVLTEADEDGHTAIEAALVAKLGDVGKKVHTGRSRNDQVLVALRLYERDALSDLARLTTDAARALLSLARREERTPMPGYTHLQRAVPSSVGLWAASFAENLLDAVDLVRATAAIVDRSPLGAAAGYGVNLALDREGVARELGFSGVAWNPLGSQTSRGILEAQVLSAAWGALAVVRRLAWDLSLFTTSEFGFVRLPEAFTTGSSIMPQKRNPDVVELMRAACAVVQGALVEVQTMVALPSGYHRDLQLTKAPLLRGLDEALTTMRLVPRLVDGLDFDRERMLSAITPECFATDRAVELAASGVPFREAYRRVAAELETLERGDAAGSLAARVSPGAPGDLRLRELEARLAALT from the coding sequence ATGACGAGCAGGCTCTGGGACAAGGGCGGCGCCGCAGACGCGGCGATGCTCAGGTACACCTCGCGCGACGACTGGAGGCTCGATCAAAGGCTCCTCGCCTACGATCTCGTCGCCACGCGCGCGCACGTGAGGGGCCTCCGACGCATCGGCGTTCTCACGGACGACGAGCTGTTCGTGATGGATGGCGCGCTCGACGAGCTCGTCGAGAAGAACGGGGCCGGCCAGCTCGTGCTCACCGAGGCCGACGAGGACGGGCACACGGCCATCGAGGCCGCGCTCGTCGCGAAGCTCGGCGACGTCGGCAAGAAGGTGCACACGGGGCGCAGCCGCAACGATCAGGTGCTCGTCGCGCTGCGCCTGTACGAGCGCGATGCTCTCTCCGATCTGGCGCGCCTCACGACCGACGCGGCGCGCGCCCTGCTCTCGCTCGCGCGGCGCGAGGAGCGGACCCCCATGCCCGGCTACACGCACCTGCAGCGCGCGGTGCCGAGCTCGGTCGGGCTGTGGGCCGCATCCTTCGCGGAGAACCTCCTCGACGCGGTCGATCTCGTGCGCGCGACGGCAGCGATCGTCGATCGCTCTCCGCTCGGCGCTGCGGCGGGCTACGGGGTCAACCTCGCGCTCGATCGCGAGGGCGTGGCGCGCGAGCTCGGCTTCTCGGGCGTCGCGTGGAACCCGCTCGGATCGCAGACCTCGCGCGGCATCCTGGAGGCCCAGGTGCTCTCGGCGGCGTGGGGCGCGCTCGCGGTCGTGCGGCGCCTCGCGTGGGATCTGAGCCTGTTCACCACGAGCGAGTTCGGCTTCGTGCGCCTGCCCGAGGCGTTCACCACGGGCTCGTCGATCATGCCGCAGAAGCGCAACCCCGACGTGGTCGAGCTGATGCGCGCCGCGTGCGCGGTCGTGCAGGGCGCGCTCGTCGAGGTGCAGACGATGGTGGCGCTGCCCTCGGGCTACCACCGCGACCTGCAGCTCACGAAGGCGCCCTTGCTCCGCGGGCTCGACGAGGCGCTCACGACGATGCGCCTCGTGCCTCGCCTCGTCGACGGCCTCGACTTCGACAGGGAGCGCATGCTCTCGGCGATCACGCCCGAGTGCTTCGCCACCGATCGCGCCGTCGAGCTCGCGGCCTCGGGCGTGCCCTTCCGCGAGGCTTACCGGCGCGTCGCTGCCGAGCTCGAGACCCTCGAGCGCGGAGATGCCGCGGGGAGCCTCGCGGCGCGCGTGTCGCCCGGAGCACCCGGAGATCTCAGGCTCCGCGAACTCGAGGCGCGCCTCGCCGCGCTCACTTGA